One Oryza brachyantha chromosome 3, ObraRS2, whole genome shotgun sequence DNA segment encodes these proteins:
- the LOC102704133 gene encoding probable helicase CHR10 isoform X1 — MVVAAEIYERRLLAAADLLLSADADAAQGAQGPHPAQLGVTADLKPHQLDGVAWLIRRYQLGVNVLLGDEMGLGKTLQAISLLSYLRIQSIAPGPFLVLCPLSVTAGWLSEFNKFCPSLRVIQYVGDKMHRRDLRRGMFEEFQKSSLSSGSNELSFDVMMTTYDIALMDQEFLSQIPWHYVVIDEAQRLKNPSSVLYNVLEQRFIMPRRLLLTGTPIQNNLSELWALMHFCMPSIFGSLDEFLSTFKQAGDSLTGGETNKANKQFKILKHVLRAFMLRRTKALLIQSGILALPSLTELTVMVPLTPLQKKLYLSVLRKELQTLLTFTGGSSRHQSLQNIVIQLRKACSHPYLFSGIEPEPYVEGEHLVQASGKLVMLDLILKKLHELGHRVLLFAQMTQTLDILQDFLELRQYTYERLDGSVRAEERFAAIKSFSSQPTKGVVRDDNQSGAFVFMISTRAGGVGLNLIGADTVIFYEQDWNPQADKQSLQRAHRIGQLNHVLSINLVSQRTIEEIIMQRAERKLKLSHSIIGEEDATDGKGKYLENEASDMRSIIFGLHLFDPTDTTAETINDDTNLETIKEETMSKLKSMSEKVVLMRSHEPSEKDERTFKINPNMTDNSGAVVSRLSDSINVDLDFNETAYLSWLERFKESLHSKENTTVELESQRTAPEEKFLKREANKRKAEEKRLAKWESLGYQPLTVKDPDILPNQNIPDSGSVQLVYGDCTNPSIVCPAKPAVIFSCVDDSGTWGHGGMFDALANLSACIPDAYHRASEFDDLHLADLHLIELDEAKCNRSLDALLWVALAVVQSYNPRRKVPRSEISMPDLELCLSKVAFSAAQHSASIHMPRIGFHGRSEWYTIERLLRKYSSIHGVDIFVYYYRRGNRQCVSD, encoded by the exons atggtggtggcggctgAAATTTAtgagcgccgcctcctcgccgccgccgacctcctcctctccgccgATGCCGATGCAGCGCAGGGGGCCCAAGGACCCCACCCCGCCCAACTCGGGGTCACGGCCGACCTCAAGCCGCACCAGCTCGACGGCGTCGCCTGGCTCATCCGCCGCTACCAACTCGGCGTCAACGTCCTGCTCG GTGACGAG ATGGGACTTGGCAAGACCCTCCAAGCAATTTCTTTGTTGAGCTACCTCAGGATACAGTCCATCGCACCTGGACCATTTT TGGTATTATGTCCTCTAAGTGTCACGGCTGGCTGGCTCTCGGAATTCAATAAATTCTGTCCATCTTTGAGGGTTATCCAGTATGTTGGCGATAAGATGCATCGTCGTGATCTCCGGAGAGGGATGTTTGAGGAGTTCCAAAAATCTTCCTTGTCATCTGGTTCCAAT GAGTTATCGTTTGATGTTATGATGACAACCTATGACATAGCCTTAATGGACCAAGAATTTCTTTCACAAATTCCCTGGCACTATGTTGTTATTGATGAGGCCCAACGTCTTAAAAACCCGTCCAGC GTACTGTACAATGTCCTTGAGCAACGCTTTATCATGCCAAGACGTCTGTTACTAACAGGCACCCCTATCCAGAATAACCTTTCTGAACTATGGGCATTGATGCACTTTTGCATGCCCTCGATCTTTGGTTCCCTGGATGAATTTCTTTCTACTTTCAAGCAAGCAGGTGATTCATTGACAG GTGGTGAAACTAATAAAGCGAACAAACAGTTTAAGATCCTTAAACATGTACTGAGAGCATTTATGCTGAGGAGAACTAAAGCCTTACTAATTCAAAGCGGAATTTTGGCACTGCCTTCATTAACTGAGCTAACAGT GATGGTACCTCTGACACCCTTACAGAAGAAGTTATACCTATCAGTATTGAGGAAAGAGCTTCAAACACTACTTACATTTACTGGAGGATCGTCTCGCCATCAGTCTCTGCAAAACATC GTTATACAACTGCGGAAAGCTTGTAGTCATCCATACCTGTTCAGCGGCATTGAACCTGAGCCTTATGTGGAAGGGGAGCATTTGGTTCAG GCTAGCGGAAAGCTGGTCATGCTAGATCTCATTCTTAAGAAGCTCCATGAACTAGGTCATCGGGTTCTGCTATTTGCTCAGATGACTCAAACACTGGACATTCTACAG GACTTTTTAGAACTGCGCCAGTACACCTATGAACGTCTGGATGGTTCAGTACGTGCTGAGGAACGGTTTGCAGCAATAAAAAGTTTCAGCTCTCAACCTACCAAGGGTGTTGTCAGAGATGATAATCAGAGTGGAGCTTTTGTTTTCATGATATCAACTAGAGCAGGGGGTGTTGGCCTCAATCTCATTGGTGCCGATACT gttattttttatgaacaaGACTGGAATCCTCAAGCTGACAAACAGTCCTTGCAGCGTGCACACCGCATTGGACAATTGAATCATGTATTGTCAATAAATTTGGTATCACAACGCACAATTGAAGAG ATCATCATGCAAAGAGCGGAGAGAAAACTTAAGCTTAGCCACAGCATTATTGGAGAGGAGGATGCAACTGATGGGAAGGGGAAATATCTGGAAAATGAAGCTAGTGACATGCGCTCGATTATATTTGGCTTACACCTATTTGATCCTACAGATACGACTGCAGAGACAATCAATGATGACACAAATCTGGAGACTATCAAAGAGGAGACTATGTCGAAGCTGAAATCAATGTCTGAAAAGGTAGTGTTGATGCGTAGTCATGAGCCCTCCGAAAAGGATGAACGGACATTCAAAATCAATCCAAATATGACAGATAACAGTGGGGCTGTCGTTTCTAGGTTATCTGATTCCATTAACGTTGATCTGGATTTTAATGAAACTGCATACTTATCCTGGCTTGAGAGGTTTAAAGAGTCTTTGCATTCTAAGGAAAACACCACAGTTGAACTAGAAAGTCAAAGAACAGCACCTGAAGAAAAGTTCCTAAAACGTGAAGCTAATAAGAGAAAGGCAGAAGAAAAGAGATTAGCTAAATGGGAATCCTTGGGGTACCAGCCATTGACAGTCAAAGATCCTGACATTTTGCCAAACCAGAATATTCCAGACTCTGGGTCTGTCCAACTTGTATATGGAGATTGCACTAATCCTTCAATAGTTTGCCCTGCAAAGCCTGCCGTCATATTCAG TTGCGTTGATGATTCAGGAACATGGGGACATGGAGGAATGTTCGATGCTTTGGCCAATCTCTCAGCATGCATTCCAGATGCTTATCATCGGGCCTCTGAATTTGATGATCTCCATCTGGCAGATCTTCACTTGATTGAATTAGATG AAGCCAAGTGCAACCGAAGTTTGGATGCTCTTCTATGGGTCGCACTAGCTGTTGTGCAGTCCTATAATCCAAGGCGAAAGGTTCCACGGAGTGAAATCTCCATGCCTGATTTGGAGCTGTGCTTATCAAAAGTGGCCTTCTCAGCCGCTCAACATTCCG CGAGCATCCACATGCCCCGAATCGGTTTCCATGGACGGTCAGAGTGGTACACTATAGAACGGCTGCTGAGGAAATACTCGTCTATTCATGGCGTCGACATCTTTGT GTACTATTATCGGCGAGGGAACAGGCAGTGCGTGTCCGACTAA
- the LOC102704133 gene encoding probable helicase CHR10 isoform X2, translating to MGLGKTLQAISLLSYLRIQSIAPGPFLVLCPLSVTAGWLSEFNKFCPSLRVIQYVGDKMHRRDLRRGMFEEFQKSSLSSGSNELSFDVMMTTYDIALMDQEFLSQIPWHYVVIDEAQRLKNPSSVLYNVLEQRFIMPRRLLLTGTPIQNNLSELWALMHFCMPSIFGSLDEFLSTFKQAGDSLTGGETNKANKQFKILKHVLRAFMLRRTKALLIQSGILALPSLTELTVMVPLTPLQKKLYLSVLRKELQTLLTFTGGSSRHQSLQNIVIQLRKACSHPYLFSGIEPEPYVEGEHLVQASGKLVMLDLILKKLHELGHRVLLFAQMTQTLDILQDFLELRQYTYERLDGSVRAEERFAAIKSFSSQPTKGVVRDDNQSGAFVFMISTRAGGVGLNLIGADTVIFYEQDWNPQADKQSLQRAHRIGQLNHVLSINLVSQRTIEEIIMQRAERKLKLSHSIIGEEDATDGKGKYLENEASDMRSIIFGLHLFDPTDTTAETINDDTNLETIKEETMSKLKSMSEKVVLMRSHEPSEKDERTFKINPNMTDNSGAVVSRLSDSINVDLDFNETAYLSWLERFKESLHSKENTTVELESQRTAPEEKFLKREANKRKAEEKRLAKWESLGYQPLTVKDPDILPNQNIPDSGSVQLVYGDCTNPSIVCPAKPAVIFSCVDDSGTWGHGGMFDALANLSACIPDAYHRASEFDDLHLADLHLIELDEAKCNRSLDALLWVALAVVQSYNPRRKVPRSEISMPDLELCLSKVAFSAAQHSASIHMPRIGFHGRSEWYTIERLLRKYSSIHGVDIFVYYYRRGNRQCVSD from the exons ATGGGACTTGGCAAGACCCTCCAAGCAATTTCTTTGTTGAGCTACCTCAGGATACAGTCCATCGCACCTGGACCATTTT TGGTATTATGTCCTCTAAGTGTCACGGCTGGCTGGCTCTCGGAATTCAATAAATTCTGTCCATCTTTGAGGGTTATCCAGTATGTTGGCGATAAGATGCATCGTCGTGATCTCCGGAGAGGGATGTTTGAGGAGTTCCAAAAATCTTCCTTGTCATCTGGTTCCAAT GAGTTATCGTTTGATGTTATGATGACAACCTATGACATAGCCTTAATGGACCAAGAATTTCTTTCACAAATTCCCTGGCACTATGTTGTTATTGATGAGGCCCAACGTCTTAAAAACCCGTCCAGC GTACTGTACAATGTCCTTGAGCAACGCTTTATCATGCCAAGACGTCTGTTACTAACAGGCACCCCTATCCAGAATAACCTTTCTGAACTATGGGCATTGATGCACTTTTGCATGCCCTCGATCTTTGGTTCCCTGGATGAATTTCTTTCTACTTTCAAGCAAGCAGGTGATTCATTGACAG GTGGTGAAACTAATAAAGCGAACAAACAGTTTAAGATCCTTAAACATGTACTGAGAGCATTTATGCTGAGGAGAACTAAAGCCTTACTAATTCAAAGCGGAATTTTGGCACTGCCTTCATTAACTGAGCTAACAGT GATGGTACCTCTGACACCCTTACAGAAGAAGTTATACCTATCAGTATTGAGGAAAGAGCTTCAAACACTACTTACATTTACTGGAGGATCGTCTCGCCATCAGTCTCTGCAAAACATC GTTATACAACTGCGGAAAGCTTGTAGTCATCCATACCTGTTCAGCGGCATTGAACCTGAGCCTTATGTGGAAGGGGAGCATTTGGTTCAG GCTAGCGGAAAGCTGGTCATGCTAGATCTCATTCTTAAGAAGCTCCATGAACTAGGTCATCGGGTTCTGCTATTTGCTCAGATGACTCAAACACTGGACATTCTACAG GACTTTTTAGAACTGCGCCAGTACACCTATGAACGTCTGGATGGTTCAGTACGTGCTGAGGAACGGTTTGCAGCAATAAAAAGTTTCAGCTCTCAACCTACCAAGGGTGTTGTCAGAGATGATAATCAGAGTGGAGCTTTTGTTTTCATGATATCAACTAGAGCAGGGGGTGTTGGCCTCAATCTCATTGGTGCCGATACT gttattttttatgaacaaGACTGGAATCCTCAAGCTGACAAACAGTCCTTGCAGCGTGCACACCGCATTGGACAATTGAATCATGTATTGTCAATAAATTTGGTATCACAACGCACAATTGAAGAG ATCATCATGCAAAGAGCGGAGAGAAAACTTAAGCTTAGCCACAGCATTATTGGAGAGGAGGATGCAACTGATGGGAAGGGGAAATATCTGGAAAATGAAGCTAGTGACATGCGCTCGATTATATTTGGCTTACACCTATTTGATCCTACAGATACGACTGCAGAGACAATCAATGATGACACAAATCTGGAGACTATCAAAGAGGAGACTATGTCGAAGCTGAAATCAATGTCTGAAAAGGTAGTGTTGATGCGTAGTCATGAGCCCTCCGAAAAGGATGAACGGACATTCAAAATCAATCCAAATATGACAGATAACAGTGGGGCTGTCGTTTCTAGGTTATCTGATTCCATTAACGTTGATCTGGATTTTAATGAAACTGCATACTTATCCTGGCTTGAGAGGTTTAAAGAGTCTTTGCATTCTAAGGAAAACACCACAGTTGAACTAGAAAGTCAAAGAACAGCACCTGAAGAAAAGTTCCTAAAACGTGAAGCTAATAAGAGAAAGGCAGAAGAAAAGAGATTAGCTAAATGGGAATCCTTGGGGTACCAGCCATTGACAGTCAAAGATCCTGACATTTTGCCAAACCAGAATATTCCAGACTCTGGGTCTGTCCAACTTGTATATGGAGATTGCACTAATCCTTCAATAGTTTGCCCTGCAAAGCCTGCCGTCATATTCAG TTGCGTTGATGATTCAGGAACATGGGGACATGGAGGAATGTTCGATGCTTTGGCCAATCTCTCAGCATGCATTCCAGATGCTTATCATCGGGCCTCTGAATTTGATGATCTCCATCTGGCAGATCTTCACTTGATTGAATTAGATG AAGCCAAGTGCAACCGAAGTTTGGATGCTCTTCTATGGGTCGCACTAGCTGTTGTGCAGTCCTATAATCCAAGGCGAAAGGTTCCACGGAGTGAAATCTCCATGCCTGATTTGGAGCTGTGCTTATCAAAAGTGGCCTTCTCAGCCGCTCAACATTCCG CGAGCATCCACATGCCCCGAATCGGTTTCCATGGACGGTCAGAGTGGTACACTATAGAACGGCTGCTGAGGAAATACTCGTCTATTCATGGCGTCGACATCTTTGT GTACTATTATCGGCGAGGGAACAGGCAGTGCGTGTCCGACTAA
- the LOC102722746 gene encoding cell number regulator 6: protein MAEEATLSHPSRYVKLTRDQDAPAEDIRPGELNQPVHVPQLEGRRCSECGQVLPESYEPPADEPWTTGIFACTDDPDSCRTGLFCPCVLFGHNIEALRDDIPWTTPCVCHAVFVEGGIALAILTAIFHGIDPRTSFLIGEGLVFSWWLCGTYTGIFRQELQRKYHLKNSPCDPCMVHCCLHWCANCQEHREREGRLAENNAVPMTVVNPPALQEMSMSESRGPASQGMENGAPSTSKAEHGAPETDHDDVEVIPL, encoded by the exons ATGGCGGAGGAGGCCACCCTCAGCCACCCCTCGCGCTACGTCAAGCTCACCAGGGACCAGGACGCCCCCGCCGAGGACATCCGCCCCGGCGAGCTCAACCAGCCCGTCCACGTCCCGCAG CTCGAGGGCAGGAGGTGCAGCGAGTGCGGCCAGGTCCTGCCAGAGAGCTACGAGCCTCCCGCCGACGAGCCCTGGACCACCGGGATCTTCGCCTGCACCGACGATCCCGACAGCT GCCGAACTGGATTGTTCTgtccttgtgttctttttggACACAATATTGAGGCCCTTAGAGATGATATCCCTTGGACAACTCCCTGTGTTTGCCATGCTGTATTTGTTGAAGGAGGGATTGCGCTTGCAATTCTCACAGCAATATTTCATGGTATTGATCCAAGAACATCATTTCTGATTGGAGAAGGTTTAGTGTTCAGCTGGTGGCTGTGTGGTACATATACTGGCATCTTCCGCCAAGAACTTCAGAGGAAATACCATCTCAAG AATTCTCCATGTGACCCTTGCATGGTCCATTGCTGTTTGCACTGGTGCGCGAATTGCCAGGAACATCGTGAAAGGGAGGGCCGGCTTGCAGAAAACAATGCTGTGCCAATGACTGTTGTTAATCCACCTGCACTGCAAGAGATGAGCATGTCAGAAAGCCGTGGCCCTGCTTCCCAGGGCATGGAGAATGGAGCACCATCAACATCAAAGGCTGAGCATGGGGCGCCCGAGACTGATCATGATGATGTGGAGGTGATACCTCTGTAG
- the LOC102723026 gene encoding phosphatidylserine decarboxylase proenzyme 1, mitochondrial, with protein sequence MRRFRVHPPSPWPPLFASRPSPHHHHRCCPLHASANSGARQAQGNFILPGATAATIVMFGILHARRMYEDQKVVERKEKGIQPEFSPDFMASFLRLLPLRSISRLWGSLMEVELPVFMRPAIYKAWARAFHSDLQEAALPLEEYPSLQAFFIRSLKEGSRPIDADPNCLVSPVDGKVLRFGELRGPGTMIEQVKGFSYSAASLLGASSFLHGAAEEDLPREHTEQNMPADANAKSWWRVSVASPKLRDRTLLSPKKGIFYCVIYLHPGDYHRIHSPIDWNIVKRRHFSGHLFPQNDRAVQTIRNLYVENERVVLEGHWKEGFVAIAAVGATNVGSIKVFVEPELRTNRAGSKILKFQAPDECVYEPEGTGVMVKKGEEVAGFNMGSTVVMVFEAPVSSKAREKGRVASDFDFCIKAGDRIRVGEAIGRWSA encoded by the exons atgAGGAGGTTTAGGGTTCATCCTCCGTCTCCATGGCCGCCGTTGTTCGCTTCCCGTCCAagccctcaccaccaccatcgctGCTGCCCCCTCCACGCTTCCGCCAACTCCGGCGCCCGCCAAGCTCAAG GAAATTTTATCCTACCTGGTGCGACTGCAGCAACTATTGTCATGTTTGGTATTCTTCATGCTAGGCGTATGTACGAGGACCAAAAA GTTGTTGAAAGGAAGGAGAAAGGAATTCAGCCAGAATTCTCGCCAGATTTCATG GCTTCATTTCTGAGGCTTCTACCATTGCGTTCGATATCACGTTTATGGGGATCCTTGATGGAAGTG GAACTTCCAGTGTTCATGCGACCTGCCATCTATAAAGCATGGGCTAGAGCCTTCCACTCCG ATTTGCAAGAAGCTGCTCTGCCACTAGAAGAATACCCTTCTTTACAGGCCTTCTTCATCCGTAGTCTCAAAGAGGGTTCAAGGCCTATTGATGCAGACCCAAACTGTCTG GTGAGTCCTGTGGATGGTAAAGTTCTGCGGTTTGGAGAACTTAGAGGTCCAGGAACCATGATTGAGCAAGTGAAAGGCTTTTCTTATTCTGCTGCTTCTCTTCTCGGTGCAAGTTCATTTCTACATGGTGCTGCAGAAGAAGATCTTCCTAGAGAGCATACAGAACAAAATATGCCTGCAGATGCTAATGCAAAATCATGGTGGCGAGTATCAGTTGCTTCACCCAAATTACGGGATCGAACTCTGCTCAG CCCAAAGAAAGGCATCTTCTACTGTGTCATTTATCTGCACCCTGGTGATTATCATCGAATTCACTCCCCTATTGATTGGAATATCGTAAAGCGTCGGCATTTCTCAG GTCATCTCTTCCCCCAAAATGACCGCGCTGTGCAGACCATCAGAAACTTGTATGTTGAGAATGAAAGG GTAGTACTTGAAGGCCACTGGAAGGAAGGTTTTGTTGCAATAGCAGCCGTAGGTGCTACTAATGTCGGTTCTATCAAA GTATTTGTTGAACCAGAGCTAAGAACAAACAGGGCAGGGTCGAAGATACTGAAGTTCCAGGCTCCCGATGAGTGTGTTTATGAACCTGAAGGCACAGGTGTGATGGTTAAAAAGGGGGAAGAG GTAGCAGGATTTAACATGGGATCTACCGTGGTGATGGTGTTTGAGGCTCCTGTGTCGTCGAAGGCAAGAGAGAAGGGCCGTGTGGCGTCAGATTTCGATTTCTGTATCAAGGCTGGCGATAGGATCAGGGTAGGAGAAGCCATTGGGCGATGGAGTGCATGA
- the LOC102704407 gene encoding formyltetrahydrofolate deformylase 2, mitochondrial-like yields MLSLARRPLSAAVPAGNLLGIHLFQCPDTVGIVARLSECIASRGGNIHSVDVFVPDDRPVFYSRSEFTYNPMLWPRDVLRTDFLNLSQHFSAQRSTVRVPDLDPKYKISVLASKQDHCLFDLLYRWQEGRLPVDINCVISNHDRRKDNHVRRFLERHGIPYYYLPTAPGNKREQEILELVQGTDFVVLARYMQILSEGFLKAYGKDIINIHHGLLPSFKGGNPSRQAFNAGVKLIGATSHFVTPELDAGPIIEQMVERVSHRDTLQSFVVKSENLEKQCLAEAIKSYCELRVLPYELKKTVVF; encoded by the exons atgcTGTCGTTGGCCCGGCGCCCCCTCTCCGCCGCTGTCCCCGCCGGCAACCTCCTCGGCATCCACCTCTTCCAGTGCCCT GACACCGTGGGCATCGTAGCGCGCCTCTCCGAGTGCATCGCCTCCCGCGGCGGCAACATCCACAGCGTCGATGTCTTCGTTCCCGACGACAGGCCCGTCTTCTACTCCCGCAG CGAGTTTACCTACAATCCAATGCTCTGGCCCCGTGATGTGCTTCGTACTGACTTCCTCAATTTGTCACAACACTTTAGTGCACAAAGGTCTACTGTTCGAGTCCCTGATCTCGACCCAAAATACAAGATATCGGTACTCGCTTCTAAACAG GATCATTGCTTGTTTGACTTGCTCTACAGATGGCAAGAGGGCAGGCTTCCAGTTGACATAAACTGTGTCATAAG CAACCATGATCGGCGTAAAGATAACCATGTCAGACGTTTCCTTGAGAGACATGGAATTCCCTATTATTACCTACCCACAGCTCCTGGAAATAAAAGAGAGCAAGAGATTTTAGAATTGGTTCAAGGCACTGATTTTGTGGTACTGGCAAGATATATGCAG ATATTGTCTGAAGGCTTTCTCAAGGCATATGGCAAAGATATTATCAATATCCATCATGGCCTTCTTCCCTCGTTTAAAGGAGGGAATCCTTCGAGACAG GCCTTCAACGCTGGAGTGAAGTTGATTGGTGCAACTAGCCATTTCGTTACTCCTGAACTTGATGCTGGCCCAATCATTGAGCAGATG GTTGAACGGGTGTCCCACAGAGACACACTGCAGAGTTTTGTGGTGAAATCCGAGAACCTTGAGAAACAGTGCTTAGCAGAAGCTATAAAGTCATACTGTGAGCTCCGTGTGCTACCATATGAACTGAAGAAGACAGTTGTGTTCTGA
- the LOC102699477 gene encoding DNA-directed RNA polymerases II, IV and V subunit 9A-like, producing the protein MSTMKFCRECNNILYPKEEKERRLLLFACRNCEHQEVSESKCVYRNEVAHAAGERTQVLQDVASDPTLPRTKTVRCSACGHGEAVFFQATARGEEGMTLFFVCCNVSCAYRWRE; encoded by the exons ATGAGCACCATGAAGTTTTGCCGCGAGTG CAACAACATCCTGTACCctaaggaggagaaggagcggcggctgctgctcttCGCCTGCCGCAACTGCGAGCACCAG GAGGTGTCGGAGAGCAAGTGCGTGTATCGGAACGAGGTGGCGCACGCGGCGGGGGAGCGGACGCAGGTGCTGCAGGACGTGGCGTCGGACCCGACCCTCCCCCGCACCAAGACGGTGAGGTGCTCCGCCTGTGGCCATGGCGAGGCCGTCTTCTTCCAGGCCACCgcccgcggcgaggagggcatGACCCTCTTCTTCGTCTGCTGCAACGTCTCCTGCGCCTACCGATGGAGAGAATAA